The stretch of DNA CTGTTCGATCGTGAATTGATCGAACGGCATATCCGCATTCAGTGCTTGAATCACCCAATCCCGAAAGGGCCACATGACACGGGCTCCATCGATAGTGTAGCCATTCGAATCGGCATAGCGTGCCTGATCGAGCCAGTGCCGTCCCCAGCGCTCACCATAATGCGGACTGGCCAAAACCTGATCAACCAGTTTCTCCCAGGCATCAGGAGCTGCATCCTGCTCAAAGCGATCGACTTCCTCGGGAGAAGGGAGGATCCCTAACACATCGAGATAAAGCCGGCGAATTCGCACAGCCCGCGAAGCCATGGGTGCGACCGGAATGCCCTTAGCCAGTAAATCTTTCTCTATGAATCCATCGAGTGGTGAACCAGGGACCGTATCGACAGGGGTTACTATTGATAATGGGATTTCTGGCTTGGAAAGCGGCGCAAAGGCCCAGTGGGGCTGATACTCGGCTCCTTCACGAATCCACTGTTTCAGCAGGGCGATTTCCTGCGTCGTCAACTGTTGCGGGGACTCTGGCGGTGGCATTTTGAGATCAACATCGCTGGTCTCGATCCTCTCCACCAGCAGGCTCTTTTCGGGGGCATGGGGCACAACGGCCGCCGCACCATCACGCTCAGCCAGTGCCCCCTCGGCCATATCGAGCCGCAAACCAGCGGCTCGATTTTTGTCGTCAAATCCGTGGCAGCGAAAGCACTTGTTCGACAGGATGGGCCGCACATCTCGATTGTAATCGAGCTTTTCTGCAGCAACCGCTGGTGCCATCAGCAGGCAGACGGCCAGACCTGTCAATAACCCTACAGATTCAATGGCAGGGCGATGATGCGACTCTCGCCGATTCCAGATGGTCAGGTCACGAAAAAACTGCGAATACATCTCGGGAAAACTCCCTGCCACATCACTTCACGCGATTGATCAATCATGCGGCAACAATCGCGTCAATTACCTACGCTCAAATTGCGATAAGTTTAAGAAGCAATTCAACTTTTCGTTGCATCACAACAAGAACTCAATTCATTGAACTGCCAAACTCCCTTGAATACTAGACTTACCCGAGTTTCTCGACATGAGAGAGACAGATTTCAGGTACCTCGAAGGTTACGCCAGGACCCCTGGATTACTTCTTTTCGAACTGGCTTTGACGGAGTTGAGCCCACTCCAGAAGTTGCTGGTATTGCGAGGCAAACTCGGGTGTTGAGCAGCCCATGGGGCTCTTGAAGAAAGATCCCACAAAGGGGAGCAATCCTTTGCCTCCCAGCCGTGCTTCCAACTCGGTAATACGCACGAGGTCAAGCACCAGGGGAGCAGCCAGTAAGGAATCACACCCTTGCCAGGTAAACTGCATGGCCATTTTTGTCCCGAGGAACCCCTCGAAATGGATATGATCCCAGGCGGTCTTCCAGTCACCCAACGACTCAATGTACTCGATCGAAACCAGCGTCTGCGGTTTGTAGCCCAGAATCTCTGTCAGCAAATGATCCTTGGATTTGACTTTCGTCGCTTTATTGGCGGGATCATCGAGGACTTTCCCATCCAGATTGCCAAAGATATTATGGCCCACCCAACTGTTCACCTGCAGATTTCTCGCAGCAAACATGGGCGCGAGAACTGACTTCAATAACGTCTCTCCCGTCTTCCCATCGCGACCGCAATGCACCACCCCTTGAATAAGTGCCAGTTCGGACAATGCCGGCAGATCAGTCCCTACCGAAGGGGTAAAATTGACATGAGAGGCACCGCATTCAAAGGCAGCAATCGCATAGAGCGAACTCGACGGCAGCTTGATAGGCTCAGTGGCTCCCAGCCGCTTTTGCATCTGAGGCCAGTCAAGTTCTGCCAGGGCCGGGTCAACGGTTGGTTCTGTTGAAGCGACGTTGACGACAATCAAGCGATCCAGTCGATGCTGTTCGCGAAAGTTTTCGAGATCTTTGCGGATTCTGGCAATCGCCTGCAATGGACTCTCTGCGAGGTATGATCTCGACTTTTCACCCGCCAGTGAACGAATTCGATCGCCCACATTCACCAAGACACCTGATTGAATATTCTGATCCCAAACGGCAAAGTCATCCGCCACCCGGTTCAGCAAGTCGGGAGAAAAGACTCGCGATTTCTCCCAGAGAACCTGGGCTTCGGCTGCGTATGTGGTTTCGCGAATATCATGACCACCAATCGTCAGATCACCCCAATCGGCCCAAGGGAGACTCGCGAGAGGTTCCTTCGCTGTCACAAGCCCAACCGGGGCCGACAGCCCCTGCCGGAGTGCCGACAGGCCAGTCGCCACTGTTGTTGCCACACCACCCCAGGCACCGACCATCCACAGCCCAACTCGCGCCGCCATCAATTGCTCTCACTTCCCAGAAGTCGTTTCTTCAGTATCCATCTTCGTTCATCACAGCATATGTTACTGCGGCGAGTACGCGGGGTTCACCCAATTGGACTCAGCCGGCATTTTTTGGCGAACAGTTTCTCCGCAGCTGCTTTTGAACATATAAATTAACACGAATGCAAAGGTTGGACGAGTGAGCAGGTCACTTGTAAACCTCTCAGTTGTCGGATTGTGACCAGATTTTCAGAATAAATCGCTGTAAAGGTCAGTCCGGATCTTTGCGTCTCGCCGCTGCAATTCTTCATTAGCATCGAGTATGTCTGTTTATGAATCAAAAACATCTTTCTCTGCCGACAAGATTGTTTCGACTCCCGATGCGCCAATCACTACAAGCCGCACAAGAGGCTGGGGCCCGAGGAGTGCAACTTGACCTCGCCAGAGAAGTCAACGGCCCGGACTGGAATGCCACAGCCCTCAAAGAACTGCAGCATTATGCCAGTGAACTGGGGCTCACTCTGGCCAGTGGCTGGTTACCACTGCGAAAGGCACTTTTTGAAGACGATGGGCTGGATGACCGACTGATGCTCATCCGGCATGCCATTCAACTCGCGGGAAAGCTCCGCCTGCGCACCGTCTGCCTTCGCCCGGGCCACTTGCCTCAAGTCACCGAAAACAACCCTGCCATCAGTTCATCAAAAGCTCGGAAAATTCTCGAAGAAGTCTTCTCGGATCTCACCCGGCTGGCAGATCATCATGGAGTTGTCCTCTGCATCATCCCGACAGCCGATGCACCGCAAAGTCTCAAAGAGTTCACCAATTCCATAACCACTGGCCGACTGGCAATTGATTTCGATTCGGCATCGTTTGCGATGCAGGGCCTCTCTGTTAGCGAAGCCATCACTTCGCTCCACGAGCAGATCGGCCATGTCACACTTCGCGATGGCATCCGTGATTTCCAGCAGGGCGGCCTTGAAACGCCTGTTGGCGAAGGAACAATCCCCTGGCCTGAGGTGATTGGCACATTAGAAGAAGTTCAATTTCGCGGCTGGCTCATGCCAATCCGCACCCAAGGGCAAGATCCACTGGGCGATACGATGAACGGTCTGGCTTATTTTCGGCGTATGCTTCCCAGGGGATAATTCATGTATTTGCTTTGGGGATAATTGCGCGAAGTTTTTCGCGAAGACATGCTTGCCCAGAGCGTGCATGACACGCAGATCGTAAAAAGTTCATAGGAAGCGTCTCATCAGAGTCGCTCACTATTCACGGAGGAGGGCAGGGACAGGCAGTTGACCATCTTCCCATTGGTGAGCCTGCTGACTGTCTGGAAGTGCCGATTCGATATAGAAGCGAAAAGACGTACCGGAACCCGCCGCTCCACCCCCGGGAACTGGCGTGGAAGGGAGCCGTCGCACGAGCGGAGCTGTCTTGTAAATGGGCACATTGGAAAGCACCCATTGCGTGTATTGCCCGCCATCTGTCACTAAGGTGACCAGGAAAGTCATCGGTCTGATCGTTGAAAGATTCTTGAGTTGACCTTCCACCTGCATGCGACCGTCAGGCGAGGAGACCGCTTTAATCTCGACTGAGGCCAGGTTCGAATTGGCAACGACATACCCCGGCCGTGTCTGGTCGCGATCAATCACCTTCTGCTTCTTGAGTGCTGCATCCAGAGCCTGGGGCAATTCCTTCTGCAACTCGTCGATGCTCTTCTGAAAAGCCGTCTCAAATTCCCGGCGGCGCGCTTCGGGAGTATCTGTGGCCAGAACCGATTTTTCACCCAGTTTTTTGACATAAGCCGCATAGTTCTGTTTGTATTTTGTCATCAGCAGCCAGTGCATGGCCCAGGCATGGGCATAAGCTTCGCCGGCCAGTAGATCTCCTCGAAAGGCCTTGTCATCCGTGATGATTTCCTGCCAGTTCACATTCTTCGCAGCCAGTGCCGACCGGGCATAACGCAGATTCAGTTTGCCGGGGCCGCCAGTCACTTTTTCACCATTGGCTTCAAATCCCGTCGCAATTCCTTCATTGAACCAGACGGGAACAGGTGCCAATCGTTGCAGCAAGCCTCGATTGTGAACCTGCTGATGAATCGCTTCATGAAGAGGGACTTCAAAGGTGTCACATTCGGCCATACGAAGCACGAGTCGATTGGAAGCGGCTGAGTAGAAGCCGAGAACATTGGCCCCTGAGAGGCCAGTTCCACCTGTCTGTTCATTGAAGTATGCGATGAACTGATCGTTGGTTTCAAAAATCAAAACCACGAGTGGATGAGAAGGTGGTTCAAGAGCCAGTCCCATATCGGCAGCATATTTTTCAAAAACACTCTCAACTGTCTTAAAGAACTTCGTCGCTTTCTTGCAGAAAGCATTGGCTCGCGACTCCTGGCTTTTTGGCAATGGTGCCGCCAGAAGCAAGGCCACCACATAAGGCGCATCAATCGACGTCACGCAAACGTCTTTGCCAAACTCGTCTTCCAACTGCCGGGCTAGTTGTGACGGTGCAATGGGAGCCGGCGCCTCTTCAGGCTTCCGCGACTTGATCGCACCGCTCCCGACAAGCTCGTAACTGCCATCGAGTTTTTCTATGGCAAGGGCACCCTGACCCTCACCCGCCAACCTTCCTGAAAGCTTCCTGACTTCTCGGCGTTCGTTCAGCAACTCAAACTCATCGGCTGGCAGGGCGCTCCCCCACAGGCAGGAGAATGCGAGTGTCAAGCAGCCACAAATTCGCCATGCACCAGCTGGCATGCGCTTTCCTTGGACGAAAATCAGTGAAGGTGATCGTTCAGAAAGACTTCCGAACGAAAGACAGGAGCGTAGAACTTTACGAATGAGTGTACCCGTAGAAAACGACGCATCGATAGCGGTTCGTGACAAATTCAAACAGTTGGCCTCACGATCTCCTGAAGAATTCTCGTTGCCATCAGAACCTGCTGGCAACATAGAGGTTTACCAACTTCGCAACCAATACCGCAGAAGCATCATAAGATATTATAAAATATAGACTTACGAACGCACAGCGAGTCCGACCTTGCCGTTGCAACAAGATCCGATGGCAATCGGAACAGACGTTGCATCCTAGATGGCCGTAAGAACGAAGAACTGCCATTCTGGCAGCCTGTCTTGTACTTCTCAAACTGTTTCCAACTTTCCAAAGTTCAGTGAGGGCTTCGATGACGACCGCTACCCGCGAAGAATTCACATTCCAAACAGAGATCAAGCAGCTTCTCAACATCCTTTCGCATTCGTTGTATCAGAATCGCGAAATCGCAGTTCGTGAACTCATTTCCAATGCTTCCGACTCACTCAACAAGCTGCGGCATATCCAACTTTCCGAAGCTGAGTACCGGGACGATGCCCCACTCAAAATCACATTGCTCCCCGATGCGACCGCGAAAACGTTGACAATCGTGGATAATGGAGTGGGGCTGACGCGCGAAGAACTGATTGAGAATCTGGGGACCATTGCCCACAGCGGTTCGCTGGATTTCATGAAGAAAGCGGCTGAGGCTAAATATGCTAATCATGATGCGGATTCCGCCGGCAGCAAATCAGACCTTTCCTTGATTGGGCAGTTCGGTGTCGGCTTCTATGCAGCTTTCATGCTGGCAGATACCGTCGAAGTGATCACTCGCAGTTATCGCGAAGAAACAGGTTGGAAATGGACATCCGATGGCACCGGACAGTATTCGATCGAGCCGGTCGATGAAGCACCACGCGGTGCACAAATCGTGCTGCATCTCAAAGAGGATGCCATTGAAGAGTTCACTAAAGAATATCGGCTGGAGTCGATCATTCGCCGCTATTCGACATTTGTGCCGCATGCCGTCTATGTGGGCGAAAAACACGTCAACAATCAGCCACCCATCTGGGTCGAACCCAAGTCGCAGGTGACGCCCGAGCAGTACAAGAGCTTCTATCAATGGCTCACACACCACGCGAATGAAGAGCCTTTGTGGCATCTGCATCTCTCGGCAGATTCGCCGCTGCAGTTTCAATCGATTCTGTATTGCCCGCCAGTCAATCTTGAACTGCAAGGGTTCGGTCGCCTCGAACACGGTCTGACGCTGTGCGCGAAAAGAATTCTCGTTCAGGACGATAACAAAGATCTGCTGCCTGATTATCTGCACTTTGTCTATGGATTGGTCGATTCCGCCGACCTTCCGCTCAACGTGTCCCGCGAAACGTTGCAGGACAATCGACTGATTCCCAAGCTGCGGAAGGTCTTGACTAAAAAGGTTCTCGACTATCTGGCCGAACTAGCAGAGGAACAGCCCGCGACCTATGCGAAATTCTATGAGCAGTTCGGGATGGTTCTGCGCGGTGGAGTGGGGGTCGATTTCGAGAATCGCGAGAAAATCGCCCACCTGCTTCGACTCGCTTCATCGCATGATGTCACTCCCGGAGCCACCACATCGCTCGGGGAATATGTCAAGCGGATGCGTGAAGACCAGACACAGATCTATTACCTCGGCGGACCAGATCTGGCGAGTCTGCTCAGGAACCCGCATTACGAAACATTCCGCGACCGTGGACTGGAAGTGCTCTTCCTCACTGATCCGGTCGATGAGTTCGCGCTTTCGCATCTGCAGGAGTTCGATGGAAAATCATTGGTTTCGATTGATTCGGCTGATATTCAACTTCCCGCTTCAGCCGAATCCCCATCGAGTTCAACAACCGGTGAAGAGCAGGGTAGTTCTTCACAGATTGCCCCAGCGGGCTTTGACAGGGTTCTTGAAATCTTCCGCCAGGCGCTGGGTGAGCGTGTGCAGGATGTCCGCAAGGCCACCCGGCTGGCCACCAGCCCGGTTTGTCTTGTCAATCCGCAAGGCTCCATGAGCAGCCAACTGCAAAAAGTGCTGAGCCAGACCGTCAAGGATTTCAACCTCAGCCGCCGCATTCTCGAGGTCAATCCTCAGGCACCGCTGATTGGTCGGCTGGCTGCATTGAGTAGTTCCGGCACCAACGAAGACTTTATTGCGGATTGCGGACTCCAGCTCTATGCCTCGGCCATGCTGCTGGATGGTTTGGTTGTCGAACCAGATCTGACCGCAGACCGTATGCGGAAACTCATGGAAGAAGCTGCCGACAATCGAACTGTGATTATCACCTGATCAACCAGCCTTCCGGCGATTGTTTTCCATGAGCATTTGGATTGGTACCTGGTGCAATTAAACTGCTCTGATCTGAGTCAAATCCTGCAAAACAACGCTCAAAAGCCGGTTCGAATGGGCACAAAGGCTTTCTCGATGGACGACTCCGTCGGGAAAGCCTGGTGCATTTGAGAATCGCCGCAAATCAAGAC from Planctopirus ephydatiae encodes:
- a CDS encoding inositol-3-phosphate synthase, which produces MAARVGLWMVGAWGGVATTVATGLSALRQGLSAPVGLVTAKEPLASLPWADWGDLTIGGHDIRETTYAAEAQVLWEKSRVFSPDLLNRVADDFAVWDQNIQSGVLVNVGDRIRSLAGEKSRSYLAESPLQAIARIRKDLENFREQHRLDRLIVVNVASTEPTVDPALAELDWPQMQKRLGATEPIKLPSSSLYAIAAFECGASHVNFTPSVGTDLPALSELALIQGVVHCGRDGKTGETLLKSVLAPMFAARNLQVNSWVGHNIFGNLDGKVLDDPANKATKVKSKDHLLTEILGYKPQTLVSIEYIESLGDWKTAWDHIHFEGFLGTKMAMQFTWQGCDSLLAAPLVLDLVRITELEARLGGKGLLPFVGSFFKSPMGCSTPEFASQYQQLLEWAQLRQSQFEKK
- a CDS encoding sugar phosphate isomerase/epimerase family protein; protein product: MRQSLQAAQEAGARGVQLDLAREVNGPDWNATALKELQHYASELGLTLASGWLPLRKALFEDDGLDDRLMLIRHAIQLAGKLRLRTVCLRPGHLPQVTENNPAISSSKARKILEEVFSDLTRLADHHGVVLCIIPTADAPQSLKEFTNSITTGRLAIDFDSASFAMQGLSVSEAITSLHEQIGHVTLRDGIRDFQQGGLETPVGEGTIPWPEVIGTLEEVQFRGWLMPIRTQGQDPLGDTMNGLAYFRRMLPRG
- a CDS encoding DUF1570 domain-containing protein, with the translated sequence MPAGAWRICGCLTLAFSCLWGSALPADEFELLNERREVRKLSGRLAGEGQGALAIEKLDGSYELVGSGAIKSRKPEEAPAPIAPSQLARQLEDEFGKDVCVTSIDAPYVVALLLAAPLPKSQESRANAFCKKATKFFKTVESVFEKYAADMGLALEPPSHPLVVLIFETNDQFIAYFNEQTGGTGLSGANVLGFYSAASNRLVLRMAECDTFEVPLHEAIHQQVHNRGLLQRLAPVPVWFNEGIATGFEANGEKVTGGPGKLNLRYARSALAAKNVNWQEIITDDKAFRGDLLAGEAYAHAWAMHWLLMTKYKQNYAAYVKKLGEKSVLATDTPEARRREFETAFQKSIDELQKELPQALDAALKKQKVIDRDQTRPGYVVANSNLASVEIKAVSSPDGRMQVEGQLKNLSTIRPMTFLVTLVTDGGQYTQWVLSNVPIYKTAPLVRRLPSTPVPGGGAAGSGTSFRFYIESALPDSQQAHQWEDGQLPVPALLRE
- the htpG gene encoding molecular chaperone HtpG, coding for MTTATREEFTFQTEIKQLLNILSHSLYQNREIAVRELISNASDSLNKLRHIQLSEAEYRDDAPLKITLLPDATAKTLTIVDNGVGLTREELIENLGTIAHSGSLDFMKKAAEAKYANHDADSAGSKSDLSLIGQFGVGFYAAFMLADTVEVITRSYREETGWKWTSDGTGQYSIEPVDEAPRGAQIVLHLKEDAIEEFTKEYRLESIIRRYSTFVPHAVYVGEKHVNNQPPIWVEPKSQVTPEQYKSFYQWLTHHANEEPLWHLHLSADSPLQFQSILYCPPVNLELQGFGRLEHGLTLCAKRILVQDDNKDLLPDYLHFVYGLVDSADLPLNVSRETLQDNRLIPKLRKVLTKKVLDYLAELAEEQPATYAKFYEQFGMVLRGGVGVDFENREKIAHLLRLASSHDVTPGATTSLGEYVKRMREDQTQIYYLGGPDLASLLRNPHYETFRDRGLEVLFLTDPVDEFALSHLQEFDGKSLVSIDSADIQLPASAESPSSSTTGEEQGSSSQIAPAGFDRVLEIFRQALGERVQDVRKATRLATSPVCLVNPQGSMSSQLQKVLSQTVKDFNLSRRILEVNPQAPLIGRLAALSSSGTNEDFIADCGLQLYASAMLLDGLVVEPDLTADRMRKLMEEAADNRTVIIT